In Acidobacteriota bacterium, a single genomic region encodes these proteins:
- a CDS encoding insulinase family protein: MKKALTFCCLATLLLVLPPAPAGTASARVFDLDPGTRLVVVEDHRVPLVHLQIDFPAGRDAPWVRGHHVDTAFRAQFYDPAGRLRRRADELGVNLGLRTSDRVSTLSVSFLRDDLEPTLDLVRKVLGNDDFDRRELRRWRQSASVSWKFQLKNPHFRLRQAQMRLLFQPDDPRVRAVERPPKISTKIEALRRARDTLLRLPGRVVGFAGAITAEDARAAARGLLPPLLEEPPEGVEPTYLPAAPRTGRPARVRVRLPRLTQVYFALTRESLTDDDPRYPALMLADHALGGYFFSRLYRALRHEGGETYGARSSGLGGVVSTGYALGTFTRTANADHTERKLRRVLEQFHHDGISEDERSLAAAALRGRRLRRVQDPARRLAEAMDDLRHNRRPGFRDRLVEAAARVSLEQVNQVIEEFYDPDDFTMVRVEPR, encoded by the coding sequence ATGAAGAAAGCGCTGACATTCTGCTGCCTGGCGACGCTGCTGCTCGTCCTCCCGCCCGCCCCGGCCGGTACTGCGAGTGCGCGGGTCTTCGACCTCGACCCCGGCACCCGGCTCGTGGTGGTCGAAGACCACCGCGTGCCGCTGGTTCATCTGCAGATCGACTTTCCCGCGGGGCGAGACGCCCCCTGGGTGCGCGGACACCACGTCGACACCGCCTTCCGGGCCCAGTTCTACGACCCCGCGGGTCGTCTGCGCCGGCGGGCCGACGAGCTGGGGGTGAACCTGGGCCTGCGGACCTCCGACCGGGTTTCCACCTTGAGCGTCTCGTTCCTCAGGGACGATCTGGAGCCGACTCTCGACCTGGTGCGGAAGGTCCTGGGCAACGATGATTTCGACCGCCGGGAACTGCGCCGCTGGCGGCAGTCCGCGTCCGTGAGCTGGAAGTTCCAGCTCAAGAATCCCCACTTCCGTCTGCGGCAGGCCCAGATGCGTCTGCTCTTCCAACCCGACGACCCTCGCGTGCGTGCGGTGGAACGTCCGCCGAAGATCTCCACCAAGATCGAAGCCCTTCGCCGGGCCCGGGACACCTTGCTCAGGCTTCCCGGCCGCGTCGTGGGTTTCGCCGGTGCGATCACCGCGGAAGACGCCCGGGCGGCCGCGAGAGGACTGCTGCCTCCACTCCTCGAGGAGCCGCCCGAGGGTGTCGAGCCCACCTATCTGCCCGCGGCGCCCCGCACCGGGCGGCCTGCCCGGGTCAGGGTCCGGCTCCCCCGGTTGACCCAGGTCTACTTCGCCTTGACCCGTGAGTCTTTGACCGACGACGACCCGCGCTACCCGGCCCTGATGCTCGCCGACCATGCCCTGGGAGGCTACTTCTTTTCCCGTCTCTACCGCGCTCTGCGCCACGAGGGCGGCGAGACCTACGGCGCCCGTTCCTCGGGACTCGGCGGTGTGGTCAGCACCGGCTATGCCCTGGGCACCTTCACCCGCACCGCCAACGCGGACCACACCGAGCGGAAGCTGCGCCGCGTGCTCGAGCAGTTCCATCACGACGGCATCAGCGAGGACGAGCGGTCCCTGGCGGCCGCGGCTCTGCGCGGTCGCCGCCTGCGTCGGGTCCAGGATCCTGCCCGCCGCCTCGCCGAGGCGATGGACGACCTGCGCCACAATCGCCGGCCAGGTTTCCGCGATCGCCTGGTGGAAGCGGCCGCCCGGGTCTCCCTCGAGCAGGTCAACCAGGTCATCGAGGAGTTCTACGACCCCGACGACTTCACCATGGTCCGGGTCGAGCCCCGTTGA